Genomic window (Juglans microcarpa x Juglans regia isolate MS1-56 chromosome 2S, Jm3101_v1.0, whole genome shotgun sequence):
AGAAGATGAACACTTctggtcccccccccccccccccaaacccCCAACATTAGAGAACCACTCTATTGAAGCTACATTTCTCTATCATTCTTGCTCATCCCTGACTTCGATAAGTATTTACTCTATGGTTTGGCTATCTAAATTTTCATAACCATTCTAGAAGAGTTGGGTGGAACTTCTCGATTGGTCTAATGCCCATTGTCTTCTCTCTTTGTTTAATAGCATAACAGATTCTTAGTTTCCACATACCTGATCTCCGTTTTTCCCAGATTGTCCCCATGGATCCATAGTAATCATCTTTGCACTTAAAAGGGGGGAGcccaaatgaagaaaaagagaaaatagttAGGAATTCCGAAATAGCATGCTTTATTGGAGCCACTTTCCTCTTTTGTGCCAAGAATTCAAGAAGCAagttttctatcattttctttcacACCTTATTACCATTTCAGGATTCCAAGGGGCAGGTTAAGGGGCAGACAACATTTGTAGTAAGAGGAATCGTGATATGAAATTTGTATCCCAATATCTTGCAGATGCAATTTGATATGGCTGTTGATCTTGCAGATACAATAGCAGTGATTccttaaatttttgtttttgcccTGTTGTTTGTCTTTTGctttatgaattaatatgtttctTACTCCTTGCTTTGTGTTTTCTCCATGTTGATTAATGTTGGTTTTTTCCCTTCTGCAGGAAATCCATACACTTCTCATATCACTAAATTTTACTGCAATTGAGATCAAGACAATCAACTCTCTTGATTCTTGGAATGGAGGTGTTTTGGTGATGGTTTCAGGATTGGTTAAAACCAGAGATTTCAGTGGAAGAAGAAATTTTGTGCAGAGCTTTTTCCTTGCTCCTCAAGAGAAGGGTTACTTTGTTCTCAATGATATCTTTCAGTTTGTTGATGATGGAAGAATATACCAACATCAAGCACCCATTCCATTAGAAGGCAATTTTGACGCACAACCAAATCCTTCTAACACTCTTCCCGAGCCGCCAGGTAACGCCACTGCTTTACTTTGAGATTAATCGAATTACTACTATGcaaattattgaaattggaCCCAGAAGTTTTGCATGAGATTTTTTGTATGGCTCAACCTAAAACTTAAAGCAATTATATGCATATAGGACTCATTGTATGATGCAGatgtcttttcaaaatttccagCAAGTTTTTAGGGTCCTGGTCTTGGGCATTTCAGCTCATTTATCAAGTTTTTAGTGCCTATTCTTGGCCTTTCAACCCTAGATTGTGTCTAGTTTGGTGCAATTGTAAGGTTAGTTATACCGTCATggattcttctttattttaccAATTCAAGGCATAATTATTAGAAGTCATGATTGAGATTCCTAGTCaatgttgttggtattttaatattaatatgtaaggTAGATATGTTCATCAATTATGGGTTCAAATTATTATTGGCATTCCCTAATCTCTTGATATGGAAAGTAGATATGTTCATAGATATTTCCTTGATCTCTGAGAAATTTGCCTTTTTCTTCACTATTGGCATCTAATTATTATAGATTTTAATAGGCAAACAGATCAcctttttctgttcttttttctttgttctctttTAACCCTGTGCTTTTAGCAGTTTCTGACTATGTGGAAGAGGCCCAGGACTATGTGAGTTCAATCCACATAGAAGATGATCTAGTTGATAAGTACAGTCTACCAGAGCAACAGGAGCAAGAGGACTATGAAACTGAAATTGTGGTGGAGGAAACTCCTGTAGAGGAGCCATCTCCTTCATTTCAAAGCATGGCAAACACTGTGCACGAAGCCCCAGCTCCAGCTGTGGAGGAACCTGTGGGAGAGGCACCAAAGAAAACTTATGCTTCTATCGTATGCACCTCTTccatttttagattttgtgtgGGTTTGTGGGGTGGGGAGTTAATTCACCTGTCTCCCTTTGTGTGCATTTTCAATGTGCCGTTGGCTTTCTTCTTTTGCCAATATGCCTCTACACCATATGGGCTTTGTTTGTTTCACTTTtagctttatatattttattttcccttATCAAAAGTTTATTCCACTTTGCTTTTCACTTGTATATTGTTCGTCATTTGTTGCATTCTTATCAAATTGGCTGAAATGATCAAAAGACGATTGTTATTTGAGCTACACTACCCCCTGGATCTCAATAATCATTATTGATGCAATAATAATTCAAAGATctatacctataaaaaaaaaaaaaaaatcgaagatCTAGGCATAATCAATGGGAAAAGACCATCTATGAGAGGAACTGGGGTTGTGGAAACGATTGCAAATCTGGCATACATTAAttgaattaacaaaaatatgcaTGTGGAGGGGTTTGCGTGTTTGTTATTGGTTATAGAAAAAGATTTATGCATGGGAAAGAGGGAACCTTTATCGATATCTATTTGTCTGTTGGTTTTggtatttatgtatatatccTTTATTTTGTAACAATGGATTCATTGTCAATTTTTCACAGTTTGAAGTTTACTTGTTTGTGTTTGATTGGTTGGCTTATTCATCACGCGTGTTGTTTTTAATGGTTGAAACTTGCTAGCTGCGAGTTTCTAAAGGACAGACTGCATCATCAGTTGCATCCCAGTCATCTTTACACAAAAGTTCTCCAGCTGTATCAGACTGGAATCATACACCGCTGCCTGCTGCTCAGCAGTCAAACTTTGTGCCGTCATTTCTGCCTGAAGCTGGGGTAGATGCAGTAGAGGAGGGTCTGacagtggaagaagaagaaggtcgAGTTCTTgattcatgttttgaaaatttgtcaAGATTTGATACATTGATTCATAAATTGAACTTATTAGTGGTCTTTGGCTAATTGTAATGTTTATTCTTCCCGTTTCATGTATTCTATATATTGTTGttagcaaaatatatatgtatacatattcaGGTAACATTCATATGAGAATTGTACCAAcattttgagaatgaaatatgcTATTTGCAAGCCTAGTATGTAATGCACCACTTACTGTGGGAcccattatatttataaatagagtCAAAgtatcaataaatttttatgtaagcTGCTGTAGCAGGCTTCCATTTAAGCGGTGTGCTTGGTGTATCAACAAAGAGGTTTGCAAATAGATTCATTCTTTGAGGACCATGTGATGAGTCCAAACTCCCTCTTTTATGTGGCATTTacccatatattatatatagtttgcaTTAACTTGATGATATTCCATTTCTGAGATTCTACATTTATATTAATGTTgaagtattttcttttcttctttaagtTGATCCTTCTCCAATCATTTCCAGGTGAACCGAAGTCTGTCTATGTGAGAAACTTGCCTTCTAATGTTACAGAAGCAGAAATTGAGGAAGAATTCAAGAACTTTGGCCAAATAATACCTGATGGAATCTTTATTAGGTTACGTAAGGTGAGTTTTTTAATCTTAGGTTGGACTAAGTTTATATAgattatgtgtgtgtatatatatatatatatatatatatatgatattacaTTAAGAGAAGCTAAGGCAATCAGTTTGTACAGGAAATTGGACTTTGTTATGCTTTTGTCGAGTTCGAAGACCTTATGGGCGTTCAAAATGCACTCAAGGTTTCTATCTGTTttgtgttctctctctctctctctctctctctccatgtttAAATTAGTAGAAAATGTCTTCAGGGAGTTGTGAATATCCTGTTTATATAATGGCAATCATTTTACCTTGGTTGTCTACCTACCTGATCCTATGATGTGATCCTTTGCTTGATCTATcgaatttattttcatattaattgcTTATATTTTCTGTATTGGCTTGTCATTTTAATCATCTACCTGTCCATTGTTATATCTTTTGGATTGATATAACGCCTCAATGGAAGACCttaaccacatggcctatactccaaaaggactagttaatgatacaaagagcaagaacttctcattggaatcttataaagagccccattggaatcttataagGGTAGGGGTAGGTGCTGAATAAGATTCCACATCGATTGAGAAGAAGAAGTTattgctttttataaggttccaatgaggctctaattgtatcattgactagttcttttggagtatataatATGAATATCGTAGTATATTGTATTAATtctctatattttaaaatcaaaatataaaagcaaTTCACTTTCCAATAATACCCATTTATTCATTAATTCAGATTCAAATTTAAGTTTTGATACTCCCGTCGCTTTTTGTAAGAAGAACAATCCTGGAAAACAAAACTATGGTAGATCGatagatttttattaaatgttattcttgtatgtacttatcaaaaaaaaaaaaaatgttattcttgtaTGTTATGTAAAATGGGACAATATTTTCGGGacaatatattttgtttgtcaTATGGTGTGCCTAAAGAACCAGACTGCCTTATGTGCTGTTATTAatgtcactttaaaaaaaaagcgTGTTGTATGTCTTCAATGATCTTTTCAATAGTCTTCCGAAATCTCGGCTTGATTGATAATTTAAATGTCTAGTTTGTACTCTTTAATATGATATTGACCAGCATAAATTGATTCTCTGTAGGCATCTCCAATACAGTTGGCTGGAAGGCAAGTCTACATTGAAGAGAGGAGACCAAACAGCAGCAGTGCTTATCGAGGTGGAAGTATGTGCCTTAAACCATTTCTCTTATAAGAAGTATTCATTAACCCAGCATGATTGTACGTATTAAAAAATGAGCTTAGCAAACATATTCCTTCTTGGTTGtctattatttaattgtttgCTGTGTGCAATTCTTAATGTGGGATTCGCTAATTGCTCTTTAAGGCAGTCTTGGCTAAAATTATTTCCCTGGaatatttaaaacttatcaaaaatatttggaatataAACAAAgagtaactttccaaaattatattttttcctaCAAGAGGGTTGGTAATATGTATTTGATGGCAATGTGCTGCCACAGGAGCATGGGTGTTATTCAACACAATGGCTACTGCTGTAGTAGCTGTGGTGATTGTGATGGTCCTTGCTCTCAACTTGTGGtagtgatgatttttttttttatggtggttAGTGTTGAGAAGAATAAGAAAGCTTCTTGCTTTCAAGACTCAAAGCAATAACTGCCGTGTCTGCTTTGATATAGGCTTGTGGTCGATCACGTCTTATGAATCATGTCAAACCAAATGTAGAAACAGGGTTCATCGGCACTTATGGGCCAAACTGGCTCTTATCATACAcacttaattgaatttttcataCCCAATATCATCTTCTTTCCAAGTACAATGGTGTGCTTGGAGTAGccaacttttctttcttttgttttgttatagACTTGAATGTGAGTTCACCAATTTTGTGGTCTGTTAACATCTATGTGAAATACGTTGACCAGGAAGGGGTAGAGGAAGAGGAAGTTACCAAACAGAGGCCCCAAAGGGGCGTTTTGGTGCTCGGAGCTTGGGCAGGGGAAGCAATCAGGATAGTGGTGAATACAACAGACTAAGAGGCAATGATTTTTATCAGCGTGGTTCACgatgagataaaaaaagacTCAGGCAATCAAGTATCTACCGAATGGGCCAAACTTAGTTTTTGGATTTGGGAGTTAAGCTTTTCGGGCTCATACCAGATAAAACACTTTCCTTCTAGTGGTTCCAGGAAATATGTCGTACTTTCAGGTGTGCCATTTTTACATGAATGGGATTTGTGAGAAACTTGTTTGTGTTGTTTCTTGTGTGGGTAGTAGCTATGTTGTTTTTCCCCTGATGAATGAGTTTTATCATGCAATTCAAGTGGGATTTTTTTGCTAAGCATTTTAAGCCCCATGTTTTCAGGAAAACATGTTTGCTTCCTTAATGGGTGACCCTAGGTTCTTATCACAGGATATGAGACTTTTTTATCGGTCTCAGAATTAATGCTTACCTGTATTCTCATATTTCAATGTTTTACTACAATGTTCTTGCCCGTCGCCTGCGTTTGATTACACTGATTTTGATCTCCAAGAATTCGGTCAGGATCTAGAGTTCGAGAGAGACACTTAAGTGAATCTTAAACAGTATTTATAGCCATTCAATTTAATTGCAGGCAAcattgtttggattcaaaattcatttcaatttatctaaattcatctcatcattataattttctcaaattttcacaaatataataaacaattcaattttttaaatctcaaaataataataatataatgttaaaaataataatatttttaatcatagaAATAGcaaattttttctctcctaaaatattttatcactgTACATTTTCTGGTTTGTTGCCGTTGGTGGTGGTTCATTAATGGCAACTTCTTCGTGTGGAGATTAGCGTATCATTGCAGCTGTTACCATGTGAGTTGGCTTAGATGGGGCTATGTAGAGaagtttttattaataagaagtTATTTGAGTTCATAAAGGAGAACGgaaggtggtggagaatcaTATAGAGTAGTCGCCGTGTGGTGAAATACATTTCCTTGGATCATGAAGCCTTGGGTTGGTTGGGCTCTATGGTGAGGGAATGTGTAGCGTCACTTTGCTCTTATGAGTTTCTGAGAACTTGTAGAAAGGAGATACCGTGTTAATGGTGCGGAAGGGTCGCAACCATAATGGTAGTTTTATCTCCCTTTCGGAATTTGGGCATGATAAGAGGAGAGGTCTGATGGTGGTGCCGAAATgaaggaagggggaggggtggAAGAACTTCGGAGATACATTGAAGGAgctcctttcttcctctctttcgaGTATGAGAAACAGAGTGGCTTATGATGTCCAAGCAGGTTACTCAAAGATGATCAGAGGAGATGGTGGTGCTCCATCGCCAACGGTAGGAGGTTCACAACAAGTGCAGAAGGTATTGCCTCAAGCCGCGAGTGCCGTGGTGCCAGGCGTGTCCATTTTAGAGGTCGTGCAGAGGCATGGGGGAGATGGCAGTGAGCTGTTGGGATCAAATGAGGAAAATATGTTGAGGGTGTTGGTTGGTATGGAGGAAAAAGTTGGAGCCTTGTTAGAGGAAATAATTTGTCTGAAACACTGCATTAAGGGTAGGGCAGGGCAGAGATGAAGATGGACATGGGCCGTGTATCAGGCTTTAATGAAAGGAAGGGCAGGCCTTCAATGATTAGTGAGGTGCTCCAAGTGCATAAGGTATTGCCTCAAGCCGCGAGTGCCGTGGTGCCAGGCGTGTCCATTTTAGAGGTCGTGCAGAGGCATGAGGGAGATGGCAGTGAGCTGTTGGGATCAAATGAGGAAAATATGTTAAGAGTGTTGGTTGGTATGGAGGAAAAAGTCGGAGCCTTGTTAGAGGAAATAATTTGTCTGAAACACTGCGTTAAGGGTAGGGCAAGGCAGAGATGAAGATGGACATGGGCCATGTATCAGGCTTTAATGAAAGTAAGGGCAGGCCTTTAACTTTGGGCCAGAGGGAGAGGGCGCAGGGAAGGGTAATTTGGTGAAGGGCCCTAGGATGGGCTAGGCTGCAAGCCCAAAGAAGCCTTGGAGGGCAATCCATCGGGTGTCTGCCAATATTTTGGCCCAGGCGCTGAGACATGCTCCGGTGGCGTCGATAAGTGCTTTACTGGCATCCACACCGACATAGAAAGAAACGCGGGTCTTCGTCGACCATCTCAGTGAGCCAGTAGAGTCACTTGGACTGGAGGATTTGGAGGATGGCGAGATGGTAGAGGAGCCGGTAGTGGTGGAGACCTTGAGGGTTGATTTCCCGTCATTGTCACTTGGGTTGGCATTGGAGAATGGGCAGACTGAGTCGTGTGTGGTGGTTGAAGGCCCAGATGCTGTGTTGATGCAGTCTATCTCGTCGGAGcgtgggctttttttttttggggcctCCATTAGGCTCTCCACCATTGGAGATGGatgtttttgttgggaataattCTAGGGATGGtaaatcttttgaaaatatggCATCGAGTGGTGAACCATATTTTGTGGGTGGCTCGGAATTGGTTCTGCTTCCCAATGACAATGTTGGTGAGGAGGGGACTGCTCTAACTCCTTTGTGTACACTCTCTCCCAACTCTAATTATGGGAGTTGCTCGTCAAattgggttttcaagaaggtaGAGGAGCTACAAGCTGTTATTGGGGTTTCTTTTGGAGGTTACGAAGAACAATTTATGGCCCTTCTCGTGGCAATGGAAGCTAGCTGATTGAAATCAGCCACAAAGCGAGATAGAGAATTTAAATGGTTAACTTGTTCCATCAATTACGATGTTAAGGAAGGGAGTGGTGGAAGGGATAGATCGAAAGGGAGGGGCAATCTAAGTTTTTCtgaagcctaagattttatcatggaaCGTATGGGGGCTCAATGATAGCAATAAACGCATTCGTATCGAATCATTGTTGAGGttg
Coding sequences:
- the LOC121252441 gene encoding nuclear transport factor 2 isoform X1, whose amino-acid sequence is MSSSYPGRVSATQVGSYFVGQYYLVLQQQPDRVHQFYTEGSTMIRVDGDSSESASAMLEIHTLLISLNFTAIEIKTINSLDSWNGGVLVMVSGLVKTRDFSGRRNFVQSFFLAPQEKGYFVLNDIFQFVDDGRIYQHQAPIPLEGNFDAQPNPSNTLPEPPAVSDYVEEAQDYVSSIHIEDDLVDKYSLPEQQEQEDYETEIVVEETPVEEPSPSFQSMANTVHEAPAPAVEEPVGEAPKKTYASILRVSKGQTASSVASQSSLHKSSPAVSDWNHTPLPAAQQSNFVPSFLPEAGVDAVEEGLTVEEEEGEPKSVYVRNLPSNVTEAEIEEEFKNFGQIIPDGIFIRLRKEIGLCYAFVEFEDLMGVQNALKASPIQLAGRQVYIEERRPNSSSAYRGGNLNVSSPILWSVNIYVKYVDQEGVEEEEVTKQRPQRGVLVLGAWAGEAIRIVVNTTD
- the LOC121252441 gene encoding nuclear transport factor 2 isoform X3, which gives rise to MSSSYPGRVSATQVGSYFVGQYYLVLQQQPDRVHQFYTEGSTMIRVDGDSSESASAMLEIHTLLISLNFTAIEIKTINSLDSWNGGVLVMVSGLVKTRDFSGRRNFVQSFFLAPQEKGYFVLNDIFQFVDDGRIYQHQAPIPLEGNFDAQPNPSNTLPEPPAVSDYVEEAQDYVSSIHIEDDLVDKYSLPEQQEQEDYETEIVVEETPVEEPSPSFQSMANTVHEAPAPAVEEPVGEAPKKTYASILRVSKGQTASSVASQSSLHKSSPAVSDWNHTPLPAAQQSNFVPSFLPEAGVDAVEEGLTVEEEEGEPKSVYVRNLPSNVTEAEIEEEFKNFGQIIPDGIFIRLRKEIGLCYAFVEFEDLMGVQNALKASPIQLAGRQVYIEERRPNSSSAYRGGRRGRGRGSYQTEAPKGRFGARSLGRGSNQDSGEYNRLRGNDFYQRGSR
- the LOC121252441 gene encoding nuclear transport factor 2 isoform X2; its protein translation is MSSSYPGRVSATQVGSYFVGQYYLVLQQQPDRVHQFYTEGSTMIRVDGDSSESASAMLEIHTLLISLNFTAIEIKTINSLDSWNGGVLVMVSGLVKTRDFSGRRNFVQSFFLAPQEKGYFVLNDIFQFVDDGRIYQHQAPIPLEGNFDAQPNPSNTLPEPPVSDYVEEAQDYVSSIHIEDDLVDKYSLPEQQEQEDYETEIVVEETPVEEPSPSFQSMANTVHEAPAPAVEEPVGEAPKKTYASILRVSKGQTASSVASQSSLHKSSPAVSDWNHTPLPAAQQSNFVPSFLPEAGVDAVEEGLTVEEEEGEPKSVYVRNLPSNVTEAEIEEEFKNFGQIIPDGIFIRLRKEIGLCYAFVEFEDLMGVQNALKASPIQLAGRQVYIEERRPNSSSAYRGGNLNVSSPILWSVNIYVKYVDQEGVEEEEVTKQRPQRGVLVLGAWAGEAIRIVVNTTD
- the LOC121252441 gene encoding nuclear transport factor 2 isoform X4 encodes the protein MSSSYPGRVSATQVGSYFVGQYYLVLQQQPDRVHQFYTEGSTMIRVDGDSSESASAMLEIHTLLISLNFTAIEIKTINSLDSWNGGVLVMVSGLVKTRDFSGRRNFVQSFFLAPQEKGYFVLNDIFQFVDDGRIYQHQAPIPLEGNFDAQPNPSNTLPEPPVSDYVEEAQDYVSSIHIEDDLVDKYSLPEQQEQEDYETEIVVEETPVEEPSPSFQSMANTVHEAPAPAVEEPVGEAPKKTYASILRVSKGQTASSVASQSSLHKSSPAVSDWNHTPLPAAQQSNFVPSFLPEAGVDAVEEGLTVEEEEGEPKSVYVRNLPSNVTEAEIEEEFKNFGQIIPDGIFIRLRKEIGLCYAFVEFEDLMGVQNALKASPIQLAGRQVYIEERRPNSSSAYRGGRRGRGRGSYQTEAPKGRFGARSLGRGSNQDSGEYNRLRGNDFYQRGSR